In a genomic window of uncultured Flavobacterium sp.:
- a CDS encoding 3'-5' exonuclease: MLDWIKNINKEYPDFWKDYLTKFETKPNRFVVLSTETSGLNPNKDVILSLGAFSVVDDSIIIKDNFEAVLLQYKFLQDNGLSNEFIIESKMLKMPEPEAIEALVNFIGNSILVGHHINFDIEMLNAALERLDCGRLKNEALDVDMMYRKLTDINDKQFSLDDLTEIFKIPKSDRNSSAEDAYKIALLFLKLKSRLGIK, from the coding sequence ATGCTAGACTGGATTAAAAATATCAATAAGGAATATCCGGATTTCTGGAAAGATTACCTGACTAAATTCGAAACAAAACCTAATAGATTTGTAGTCTTATCGACTGAAACTTCAGGATTAAACCCAAATAAAGATGTTATTTTATCTTTGGGTGCTTTTTCTGTAGTTGACGACAGCATTATAATAAAGGATAATTTTGAAGCGGTTTTGTTGCAATACAAATTTTTACAGGATAATGGTCTTTCAAATGAATTCATTATCGAAAGTAAAATGCTAAAAATGCCTGAACCTGAAGCTATTGAAGCTTTGGTGAATTTTATAGGCAATTCAATTCTGGTTGGTCATCACATTAATTTTGACATCGAAATGCTGAATGCTGCATTAGAACGTCTTGATTGTGGAAGATTGAAAAATGAAGCTTTAGACGTTGATATGATGTACAGGAAATTAACTGATATCAATGACAAACAATTTTCGCTTGACGATTTAACGGAAATATTCAAAATTCCGAAAAGTGATCGAAATTCATCTGCTGAAGATGCTTATAAAATTGCTCTTTTGTTTTTGAAGCTTAAATCCAGATTGGGAATTAAATAA
- a CDS encoding NAD(P)/FAD-dependent oxidoreductase: protein MKIVIIGGGFAGINLAKELVNHPQIQVTLVDKNNYNFFPPLIYQVATAFLEPSSISYPFRKFFAGKKNLQFRLGELLSVVPAENKIILSNGELTYDYLVFATGAETSYFGMENVMKNAIPMKTLNDAIEMRNALLKNLEKAAITKDMRKRRKLLTIVVAGGGPTGVEVSGMFAEMRKNILLKEYPELETSASNVYLVDGGDALLSPMSEASQKDTLEALTKLGVVVKLHTRVTDYVDDTVFFENGETIKTKNLIWAAGVSAKLFDGIPKESYGRGRRMTTDQYNKVNGFENIYAIGDTAILAGDKNFPDGHPQVAQVAIQQGLNLAKNFKALVQNKPLKPFAYNDKGSMAIIGKNKAVVDLPSPKWHFKGFFAWIIWLFIHLISLITYRNRLNTFWNWMVAYFARDQSLRMIIRPEKRSLEDKEI, encoded by the coding sequence ATGAAGATAGTCATTATAGGAGGTGGTTTTGCAGGGATCAATCTCGCAAAAGAGCTTGTAAACCATCCTCAAATACAAGTAACACTTGTAGACAAAAACAATTATAACTTTTTTCCGCCACTAATATATCAGGTTGCAACCGCATTTTTAGAACCGTCAAGCATTAGTTATCCTTTTAGAAAATTCTTTGCAGGCAAAAAAAACCTTCAATTTCGCTTGGGCGAATTACTTTCTGTAGTTCCTGCCGAGAATAAAATAATTCTCAGTAATGGCGAATTAACATACGATTACCTAGTTTTTGCTACCGGAGCCGAAACAAGTTATTTTGGTATGGAAAACGTTATGAAAAACGCTATTCCGATGAAAACCTTAAATGATGCCATCGAAATGCGTAATGCGTTGCTAAAAAACCTTGAAAAAGCCGCTATTACAAAAGATATGCGTAAACGTCGCAAATTATTGACGATCGTTGTTGCGGGAGGCGGCCCCACAGGAGTAGAGGTTTCTGGAATGTTTGCCGAAATGCGAAAAAACATTCTATTAAAAGAATATCCAGAATTAGAAACTTCAGCCAGTAATGTTTATTTGGTCGATGGGGGAGACGCACTACTCTCGCCTATGAGTGAAGCTTCTCAAAAAGACACTTTAGAAGCATTGACAAAACTTGGCGTTGTAGTTAAATTACACACCAGAGTAACTGATTATGTTGATGATACCGTATTTTTTGAAAACGGAGAAACCATTAAAACCAAAAATTTAATTTGGGCAGCCGGAGTTTCCGCCAAACTTTTTGACGGAATCCCGAAAGAAAGTTATGGTCGAGGAAGACGTATGACAACGGATCAATATAATAAAGTAAATGGTTTCGAAAACATTTATGCAATTGGAGATACAGCGATTTTAGCCGGAGATAAAAATTTCCCAGACGGACATCCGCAAGTGGCTCAGGTCGCAATTCAACAAGGATTAAACTTAGCTAAAAACTTTAAAGCATTAGTTCAAAATAAACCGCTTAAACCTTTTGCTTACAATGACAAAGGTTCTATGGCAATTATTGGTAAAAATAAAGCTGTAGTTGATTTACCAAGCCCAAAATGGCATTTCAAAGGTTTCTTTGCGTGGATTATTTGGCTTTTTATCCATTTAATTTCCTTAATTACTTATAGAAACAGATTGAATACTTTCTGGAATTGGATGGTTGCTTATTTTGCCAGAGATCAATCTCTAAGAATGATTATCAGACCAGAAAAAAGATCTTTAGAAGATAAAGAAATTTAA
- a CDS encoding DUF294 nucleotidyltransferase-like domain-containing protein yields MNTIAEHIADFLKEYPPFDNLTFQELSDIATNIRVINLEKHAVLFQNNDLLHDSFYVVASGIINLTTIADAEETIINKCHEGDIFGLRPFFAKNNYMMTAKAREESIIYAIPIAVFRPFVANNSDVLNFLLESFATNSRHTKDSVSSNGKMISDTSFYVDQQSEMQYIQSLNYNNSPLTTDASHIVKDVAILMTDSMMDNVIVCEKNRPIGIVTATDLASKIATGRYPITETIDKIMSSPVVTVIENVSLAEAQLLMLKHNVTHLCVTKDGTSKSAVKGIISEHDLIVAQASNPGVLIKEIKRSQLPKDLKQIRDRLSDLIQNSIQKNIPISHISNIVSEINLAIIKRAVELSILDLGSPPARFAWLSIGSQGRKEQLLLTDQDSILIFEDVAPEKYREVKDYFLRLAKRATSILEKVGYEFCPNGHMGSNMLWCKSLTDWTKQYNSWMNTPGENSNDLSSIFFDYEIVFGEPKIEEVIENVIFKNAVNNTLFFDFLGNDALKKNSPLSFFKKFIVEEEGPEKGKFDIKTRALMPLIDGARLLILNSNIKGIKNTYLRFKQLAITDSKNAEIYLSCAEAFLTLSKFRTVEGLKNDDSGQFINLREMSKTDKEKLKNALTPMKDLEELIKSKFQLTQFS; encoded by the coding sequence ATGAATACAATAGCTGAGCATATTGCAGATTTTTTAAAAGAATACCCGCCATTTGATAATTTAACTTTTCAGGAATTATCTGATATTGCAACCAATATTCGTGTTATAAATTTAGAAAAACATGCAGTATTATTTCAAAACAATGATTTACTTCACGACAGTTTTTATGTTGTAGCTTCTGGTATCATAAATTTAACAACAATTGCCGACGCCGAAGAAACGATTATTAACAAATGTCATGAAGGTGATATTTTTGGATTACGTCCGTTTTTTGCTAAGAATAACTACATGATGACGGCCAAAGCTCGTGAAGAAAGTATTATTTATGCAATTCCTATTGCTGTTTTCAGGCCTTTTGTTGCCAATAATTCAGATGTTTTGAACTTTTTATTAGAAAGTTTCGCTACAAATTCAAGGCATACAAAAGATAGCGTTAGTTCTAATGGAAAAATGATTTCTGATACTTCATTTTATGTAGATCAGCAATCAGAAATGCAATATATTCAGTCTCTTAACTATAATAATTCACCTTTAACGACTGACGCAAGTCACATTGTTAAGGATGTTGCGATATTAATGACTGATTCTATGATGGATAATGTCATTGTATGCGAAAAAAATCGCCCAATTGGCATTGTTACAGCTACAGATTTAGCCTCTAAGATAGCGACAGGACGTTATCCTATTACAGAGACAATTGACAAAATAATGTCATCACCTGTAGTTACCGTAATTGAGAATGTTTCTCTTGCCGAAGCACAATTACTAATGCTAAAACACAATGTGACGCACTTATGTGTTACAAAAGACGGTACAAGTAAATCTGCTGTAAAAGGAATAATTTCTGAGCACGATCTAATTGTAGCTCAAGCTAGTAACCCTGGTGTTTTAATTAAAGAAATTAAACGTTCTCAACTGCCAAAAGATCTAAAACAAATACGTGATCGTTTGTCTGATTTGATTCAAAATTCGATTCAGAAGAATATTCCAATTTCGCATATTAGTAATATTGTAAGCGAAATTAATCTGGCAATCATTAAACGTGCTGTCGAATTATCAATTTTAGATTTAGGCTCCCCTCCTGCACGTTTTGCTTGGTTAAGCATTGGTAGTCAAGGGCGTAAGGAACAACTTTTATTGACAGATCAGGATAGTATTTTGATTTTTGAAGATGTTGCTCCGGAAAAATACAGAGAAGTAAAAGATTATTTCTTAAGATTGGCAAAAAGAGCTACATCAATACTAGAAAAAGTTGGTTATGAATTTTGTCCAAACGGTCACATGGGAAGCAATATGCTTTGGTGTAAGTCATTGACTGACTGGACAAAACAATACAACAGCTGGATGAATACTCCAGGTGAAAACAGTAATGATTTGAGCAGTATTTTCTTTGATTACGAGATCGTTTTTGGAGAACCTAAAATTGAAGAAGTTATTGAGAATGTCATATTCAAAAATGCTGTTAACAATACTTTATTCTTTGACTTTTTAGGAAATGATGCTTTGAAAAAGAATTCTCCTTTGAGTTTTTTCAAAAAATTCATTGTTGAAGAAGAAGGTCCGGAAAAAGGAAAATTTGATATAAAAACTCGTGCATTAATGCCTTTGATTGATGGTGCGCGTTTATTAATTTTAAATTCGAATATCAAGGGAATTAAGAATACATATTTAAGATTCAAACAATTAGCAATAACAGATTCTAAAAATGCTGAGATATACTTAAGTTGTGCGGAAGCTTTTTTAACTTTATCAAAATTTAGAACTGTTGAAGGTTTAAAAAATGACGATTCTGGTCAATTTATAAATTTGAGAGAAATGTCTAAAACTGACAAAGAGAAGTTAAAAAATGCATTAACTCCAATGAAAGATCTTGAGGAATTAATTAAAAGTAAATTTCAATTGACCCAATTTTCATAA
- a CDS encoding multidrug effflux MFS transporter codes for MTTKKYIQLILILGSLTALGPFSIDMYLPGFSGIAKDLNTTVAKVSMTLSSYFIGISAGQLLYGPLLDRFGRKKPLFIGLMVYILASLGCVYVADIDTFILLRFIQAVGSCAATVASVAMVRDLFPVKDIPKVFSLLMLVLGLSPMLAPTIGGYVTEDYGWHTVFFILMCMGIVILIASQIGLPNSYKPDTSISLKPKPIITNFLKVLKEPQFYTYAFTGAIAFSGLFTYVAASPIIFMDIYHVDAKIYGWIFAFMSVSFIGSSQLNSILLKRFSSEQMIFGALILQSVIGIVFLILALNNLLGLYQTSAMLFLFLGCLGISNPNTAGLTMAPFAKNAGSASALMGAIQLGLGALASFAVGIFVKNSVVPMVLIMTTTTIIAFIVLNIGKRFIKQKIEISENEDVVVGH; via the coding sequence ATGACAACAAAAAAATACATTCAATTAATACTTATTTTAGGTTCTTTAACCGCTCTTGGTCCTTTTTCAATTGATATGTATTTACCTGGATTCTCGGGTATTGCCAAGGATTTAAATACAACTGTTGCCAAAGTTTCTATGACTTTATCCAGTTATTTTATCGGAATTTCGGCTGGACAATTACTTTACGGTCCTTTATTAGATCGTTTTGGACGCAAAAAGCCTTTATTTATTGGTTTGATGGTTTATATTCTAGCTTCATTAGGTTGTGTTTATGTTGCCGATATTGACACTTTTATACTTTTACGTTTCATTCAGGCAGTTGGGAGTTGTGCTGCAACAGTAGCTTCTGTAGCCATGGTTCGTGATTTATTTCCTGTAAAAGATATTCCAAAAGTATTCTCGCTATTAATGCTTGTTCTTGGGCTTTCGCCAATGTTAGCGCCAACAATTGGCGGATATGTTACGGAAGATTATGGCTGGCATACCGTATTTTTTATTTTAATGTGTATGGGAATCGTGATTTTAATTGCTTCACAAATTGGCTTGCCAAATTCTTATAAACCAGATACTTCGATATCTTTAAAGCCGAAACCAATTATCACGAATTTCTTAAAAGTACTCAAAGAACCTCAGTTTTATACGTATGCATTTACCGGTGCTATAGCTTTTTCGGGTTTATTTACATATGTAGCGGCCTCTCCGATCATTTTTATGGATATTTACCATGTTGATGCTAAGATATATGGATGGATTTTTGCTTTTATGTCCGTGAGTTTTATAGGTTCAAGCCAGTTAAACTCAATTTTATTGAAAAGATTTTCTAGCGAACAAATGATTTTTGGCGCATTAATTTTACAATCTGTTATTGGAATTGTGTTCTTAATATTAGCATTAAATAATTTGTTGGGATTATACCAAACTAGCGCAATGTTGTTTTTATTCCTCGGTTGTTTAGGAATTTCAAATCCAAATACTGCCGGACTTACAATGGCTCCTTTTGCCAAAAATGCCGGAAGTGCTTCAGCTTTAATGGGCGCAATTCAATTAGGTTTGGGTGCGTTGGCTTCTTTTGCAGTTGGAATTTTTGTTAAAAACTCAGTTGTACCAATGGTTTTAATCATGACTACAACTACAATTATAGCTTTCATTGTTTTAAATATTGGTAAACGTTTTATCAAACAAAAAATCGAAATTTCTGAAAATGAAGATGTTGTAGTTGGGCACTAA